In one Mucilaginibacter ginsenosidivorax genomic region, the following are encoded:
- a CDS encoding SGNH/GDSL hydrolase family protein produces the protein MTNDKTNQRRDFIKKVTLTALGSIAAPHVFATPLSTVFKDSTNAKTILFQGDSITDGGRSYDKDWNHIMGQSFPYLVAGRLWFDHPDQQMMFLNRGISGHTVRDLQARWQKDTLDLKPDILNILIGVNDVHHVIHNNNPTTVDQFRNDYDALLNQTKTALPDIKLLICEPFILPVGQVNADLKRWQDELTPRQLVAKQLAQKYNAVFVPLQTIFNAALKKAPAEFWIWDGVHPMPAGHELIAREWIKAAKKNYGFPG, from the coding sequence ATGACGAACGACAAAACAAACCAACGACGCGATTTTATAAAAAAGGTTACTTTAACCGCCCTGGGCTCCATTGCTGCACCCCATGTTTTTGCCACGCCTTTATCAACGGTATTTAAAGATAGCACCAATGCCAAAACCATCCTCTTCCAGGGCGATTCAATAACCGATGGCGGGCGATCATATGATAAAGACTGGAACCATATTATGGGCCAAAGTTTTCCGTACCTGGTAGCGGGCCGGCTTTGGTTTGATCATCCCGACCAGCAAATGATGTTTTTAAACCGTGGCATCAGCGGCCATACCGTACGTGACCTGCAGGCCCGCTGGCAAAAAGACACATTAGATTTAAAGCCCGATATCCTGAATATTCTGATTGGTGTAAACGACGTACACCATGTAATCCACAATAACAATCCTACTACGGTTGATCAGTTCAGGAACGATTATGATGCCCTGCTTAATCAAACTAAAACCGCGCTCCCCGATATAAAATTGTTGATTTGCGAACCATTTATTTTGCCGGTTGGCCAGGTAAATGCTGATTTAAAACGCTGGCAGGACGAATTAACACCACGACAATTAGTGGCTAAACAACTGGCGCAAAAATACAATGCTGTTTTTGTACCGTTACAGACCATATTTAATGCAGCGCTCAAAAAAGCGCCCGCCGAATTCTGGATATGGGATGGCGTGCACCCCATGCCGGCCGGGCACGAATTGATAGCCCGTGAATGGATTAAAGCAGCAAAAAAGAATTACGGTTTCCCGGGGTAG
- a CDS encoding VOC family protein — MDKITPFHVAVPVYDLDEARKFYREVLGCGEGRSDTNWTDFNLYGHQFVIHLKPKPVDDAKHHFNPVDGHDVPVPHFGVVLEWDDWVALEAKLKSLNVKFVIEPYIRFKGLPGEQATMFFLDPSGNALEFKAFKDIGQLFAV, encoded by the coding sequence ATGGATAAAATAACACCTTTTCACGTTGCTGTGCCGGTTTATGACTTGGACGAGGCCCGCAAATTTTACCGCGAAGTTTTAGGCTGTGGCGAGGGCCGTAGCGATACTAACTGGACAGACTTTAACTTATACGGCCACCAGTTTGTTATTCACCTGAAGCCTAAACCGGTTGATGATGCCAAACATCATTTTAACCCGGTTGATGGCCACGATGTACCCGTACCTCATTTTGGCGTGGTACTGGAATGGGATGACTGGGTTGCGCTGGAGGCGAAACTAAAAAGCCTTAACGTGAAATTTGTAATTGAGCCCTATATCCGTTTTAAAGGCCTGCCGGGCGAGCAGGCCACCATGTTTTTCCTTGATCCGTCCGGAAATGCGTTGGAGTTTAAAGCTTTTAAGGATATAGGGCAGTTGTTTGCGGTTTAA
- a CDS encoding YitT family protein translates to MKIIKESISIGLGILAAGFGLKGFLLSSHFIDGGVTGVSMLVADISAIPISLLIFLINVPFLWLGYKKLGLWFAIKSTIAIGLLSVSLVVINFPDVTHDKLLTAVFGGVFIGTGSGLAMRGGAVLDGTEIAAVLISKRTQLLKVSDFILLLNVVIFGLAAFLLGVEPAMYSILTYMAAAKMIDFILNGIEQYSGITVVSTHSEAIRRAITLTLGRGVTIYQGKSGYGKDGHVNDPRDIIFTVATRLEIPSLKQTILRIDPKAFIVQQSVDDTTGGLLKRKGLH, encoded by the coding sequence ATGAAGATCATCAAAGAATCAATATCTATTGGCTTGGGTATCCTGGCGGCCGGTTTTGGCCTTAAGGGGTTCCTGTTATCCAGCCATTTTATTGATGGAGGGGTAACGGGTGTATCAATGCTGGTTGCAGATATTTCGGCCATACCCATTTCTTTGCTTATTTTTTTAATTAATGTGCCTTTTTTATGGCTCGGTTATAAAAAACTTGGGCTGTGGTTTGCCATAAAAAGCACCATTGCCATTGGCTTGCTGTCGGTAAGCCTGGTAGTAATTAATTTTCCGGATGTAACGCATGATAAGCTGCTTACAGCTGTTTTTGGCGGCGTATTTATAGGTACAGGCAGCGGCCTGGCCATGCGCGGTGGCGCCGTGCTTGACGGTACCGAGATAGCAGCGGTACTCATCAGCAAACGAACTCAATTGCTAAAGGTGAGCGATTTTATTTTGCTGCTTAACGTAGTGATATTTGGGCTTGCTGCCTTTTTGCTGGGCGTTGAGCCGGCTATGTACTCCATATTAACGTATATGGCTGCCGCTAAAATGATCGATTTTATTTTGAACGGTATTGAACAGTATTCGGGTATCACGGTAGTATCTACGCATAGCGAGGCTATTCGCCGGGCAATTACGCTTACGTTGGGCAGGGGTGTTACCATTTACCAGGGTAAAAGCGGGTACGGAAAGGATGGCCACGTAAACGACCCGCGGGATATTATTTTTACCGTTGCCACCCGGCTGGAGATTCCATCGTTAAAACAAACCATCCTGCGGATAGATCCCAAGGCATTTATTGTACAGCAAAGCGTGGATGATACCACCGGGGGATTGTTAAAACGCAAAGGATTACATTAG
- a CDS encoding isochorismatase family protein, with amino-acid sequence MITTIDKNTALVLIDLQKAVVQMPTAHPMSQVLENSAKLLAAFRKARLPVVIVNVNPAGSAAFATRRDSNPNAGSVPGPDFLDIVPEIKVEDGDIRITKKTWGAFYQTGLHDELQKRGVTQIVLAGLATSIGVEATARSANEFAYNIAFASDAMSDRFADAHDSSFKYIFPRIGEVGTTDEIIAKLGL; translated from the coding sequence ATGATAACTACAATTGATAAAAACACCGCGCTCGTGTTAATTGATTTACAAAAGGCTGTTGTGCAAATGCCAACGGCGCATCCTATGAGCCAGGTATTGGAAAACTCGGCTAAGTTGCTTGCCGCTTTTCGTAAGGCAAGGCTGCCGGTTGTAATAGTAAATGTTAACCCTGCAGGCTCGGCTGCATTTGCCACCCGCAGGGATAGTAACCCAAACGCCGGTTCGGTGCCCGGTCCCGATTTTTTGGATATAGTGCCCGAAATTAAAGTAGAGGACGGCGACATCAGGATAACAAAAAAAACTTGGGGAGCTTTTTACCAAACCGGCCTGCATGACGAGCTGCAAAAACGCGGCGTTACCCAGATTGTGCTGGCCGGGTTGGCTACCAGCATAGGTGTAGAAGCTACCGCCCGCAGCGCCAATGAATTTGCCTATAATATTGCATTTGCCAGTGATGCCATGAGCGATAGGTTTGCCGATGCACACGATAGCAGTTTTAAATATATTTTCCCCAGGATTGGCGAAGTAGGTACCACAGATGAGATTATTGCTAAACTGGGTTTATAG
- a CDS encoding MFS transporter, whose product MNINTFNAFKSRNYRLYFTGQSISLVGTWMQKTEVSWVIYSQTHSKFLLGVTLFASLFPSFLFSFLGGVVSDRYNRYKLLLLTQAASMVQAILLTALVFFGRYVVWEIIGLSALLGIINAFDVPARQSLVYEMVDDKADLPNALALNSSMVNLSRLVGPGIAGLVLEKFGDVMCFGANAASFIAVIGSLLLMRLPKSKPKAHTHNIYFELKEGFSYIKNTPSIKFVLVMLALISLMVLPFNTLIPVYAKDIFKGTASTFGVIDSLIGLGAFSGAIFLASIKAGRNLKKILALSTLIFGGGLAVFSHMPNYYIALLFAAVTGFGMMAQITISNTLIQTTVDPAMRGRVISFYAMAFFGMQPLGGLLVGAISQKIGVPDTVLGEGLVALLLGLLQLSYLRKTRLKKTTEATLQHPPVNSLTSN is encoded by the coding sequence ATGAATATAAACACTTTTAATGCATTTAAAAGCCGCAACTACAGGCTTTATTTTACCGGACAATCCATATCACTGGTGGGCACCTGGATGCAGAAAACCGAAGTAAGTTGGGTAATATACTCGCAAACACATTCTAAATTTTTATTGGGGGTTACCCTTTTTGCAAGCTTGTTTCCGTCGTTTTTATTTTCATTTTTGGGCGGGGTAGTGTCAGATAGGTATAACAGGTATAAATTATTGCTGCTTACCCAGGCTGCATCAATGGTGCAGGCTATTTTACTTACGGCGCTGGTTTTTTTTGGACGATATGTAGTTTGGGAAATCATCGGTTTAAGCGCTCTTCTGGGTATCATTAATGCTTTCGATGTGCCTGCCCGTCAATCGCTGGTTTATGAGATGGTTGACGATAAAGCCGACTTGCCCAATGCGCTGGCACTTAACTCATCTATGGTGAACCTTTCGAGGCTGGTTGGGCCGGGTATTGCAGGCCTGGTGCTGGAGAAGTTTGGCGATGTAATGTGTTTTGGCGCAAATGCCGCCAGCTTTATTGCTGTAATTGGGTCGCTGTTGTTAATGAGGCTGCCCAAATCAAAACCCAAAGCACATACGCACAATATCTATTTTGAACTTAAAGAGGGCTTTAGTTATATCAAAAATACACCTTCAATTAAGTTTGTGTTGGTGATGCTGGCTTTAATAAGCCTCATGGTTTTACCATTTAATACGCTGATACCGGTTTATGCCAAGGATATTTTTAAGGGAACCGCATCAACTTTTGGAGTAATAGACAGCCTGATAGGTTTAGGGGCATTTTCGGGAGCTATATTCCTGGCCTCAATAAAAGCGGGCCGAAACCTTAAAAAGATTTTGGCCTTAAGTACGCTGATTTTCGGCGGAGGTTTGGCTGTCTTTTCTCATATGCCTAATTATTACATCGCCCTTTTGTTTGCGGCTGTTACAGGTTTTGGGATGATGGCCCAGATCACCATCAGCAACACACTCATTCAAACTACGGTTGATCCGGCTATGCGCGGCCGGGTAATCAGTTTTTATGCCATGGCATTTTTTGGAATGCAGCCCTTGGGCGGCTTGCTGGTAGGAGCTATTTCGCAAAAAATAGGCGTTCCGGATACCGTTTTAGGCGAAGGCCTTGTAGCGCTGCTTTTGGGTTTATTGCAACTGAGCTATCTGAGGAAAACCAGGCTTAAAAAGACTACCGAAGCAACTTTACAACACCCGCCTGTTAATTCACTAACCTCAAACTGA
- a CDS encoding MarR family winged helix-turn-helix transcriptional regulator, whose protein sequence is MTDQKDIQLAADLRTVVTRLIKVLRKHSVTADKLSLTERSTIALLDQHQELLPNELAAMEKITTQSMSQILANLQQRGLIKRRISETDKRKAIISLSDLGRDMLYQVRNERNAWLNDAIAATCTPEEQELIKKAIGPLTKIVDFE, encoded by the coding sequence ATGACAGATCAAAAAGATATTCAACTGGCGGCCGACCTGCGTACGGTGGTAACCAGGCTTATTAAGGTACTGCGGAAGCATTCGGTAACCGCCGATAAATTGTCGTTAACCGAACGATCGACGATTGCCCTGCTTGATCAACACCAGGAATTGTTGCCTAACGAATTGGCGGCCATGGAAAAGATAACTACCCAAAGCATGTCGCAGATATTAGCAAACCTGCAGCAGCGTGGTTTAATCAAAAGGCGTATCTCGGAAACCGATAAGCGTAAAGCCATCATCAGTTTATCTGATCTTGGTCGCGATATGCTGTACCAGGTACGCAACGAGCGCAATGCCTGGCTTAATGATGCCATAGCTGCAACCTGTACACCCGAGGAACAGGAGCTTATTAAAAAAGCTATTGGCCCGCTAACAAAAATTGTTGATTTTGAATAA
- a CDS encoding group III truncated hemoglobin, whose protein sequence is MGIKHDIASLDDIKLLVDTFYNKVGEDVLLAPVFNQRLGDGWLPHLEKMYTFWQTLLLQEHTYNGAPFPPHARLPIDEKHFNEWLNLFTATVDNLFTGERPMRPNGGPVKWPKCFNIK, encoded by the coding sequence ATGGGTATAAAACACGATATAGCTTCATTAGATGATATTAAACTGTTGGTTGATACGTTTTACAATAAAGTTGGCGAAGACGTTTTACTGGCTCCTGTTTTTAACCAACGCTTAGGTGATGGCTGGTTGCCGCACCTTGAAAAAATGTATACCTTTTGGCAAACCCTGCTATTGCAAGAACATACGTATAACGGTGCGCCGTTTCCGCCCCATGCGCGCTTACCTATTGACGAAAAGCATTTTAATGAATGGCTGAATTTATTTACAGCTACAGTTGATAACCTTTTTACCGGCGAAAGGCCGATGAGGCCAAATGGAGGGCCGGTAAAATGGCCGAAATGTTTCAATATAAAATAG